One stretch of Brachyhypopomus gauderio isolate BG-103 chromosome 10, BGAUD_0.2, whole genome shotgun sequence DNA includes these proteins:
- the LOC143526002 gene encoding P2R1A-PPP2R2A-interacting phosphatase regulator 1 — MERMEVDQCAGAAGGGGALRRSNSAPMITNVSDAMTVFSSNSSGRYRRSSVSINPSCPSRILPLSPFSLSSERPDQRRQMENMELTLRGSLQRLSASSTAPLPPSSHWHNHLSPGFHSQDSGVTPNSSPSPTRRFRGGSVSSAVRWPVVTPLKRKGGVESDGPPKKLFVAGVSDPAHITSCTVSVPQCVDPVPVCSSPQNRPLSLSPPPSFTSQHPSI, encoded by the exons ATGGAAAGAATGGAGGTGGACCAGTGCGCAGGCGCAGCTGGCGGGGGCGGGGCTCTTCGAAGGTCGAATAGCGCCCCCATGATCACAAACGTCAG TGATGCGATGACAGTATTCAGCTCTAATAGTTCAGGCCGATATCGTCGGAGCAGTGTGTCCATAAATCCGAGCTGCCCCTCCAGG ATCCTTCCTCTTTCTCCGTTCTCCTTGTCCAGTGAGAGACCAGATCAGAGGAGGCAG ATGGAGAATATGGAACTCACTCTTAGAGGGAGTTTACAGAGACTAAG TGCCTCAAGTACAGCCCCCTTACCTCCTAGCAGCCACTGGCACAATCATCTATCACCA GGTTTCCATTCGCAGGATTCTGGTGTCACTCCTAATTCTTCCCCGAGTCCAACCAGAAGGTTCCGGGG GGGGTCAGTGAGTTCTGCTGTGAGATGGCCAGTGGTGACCCCTTTGAAAAGGAAAG GGGGTGTGGAGTCCGACGGCCCTCCTAAAAAACTGTTTGTTGCCGGGGTTTCTGATCCAGCCCACATAACTAGCTGCACTGTCAG CGTCCCCCAGTGCGTGGACCCCGTGCCCGTTTGTTCCAGCCCTCAGAACCGTCCACTCTCACTCTCGCCTCCACCATCCTTCACGTCCCAGCACCCCAGTATCTAG